The following coding sequences are from one Fibrobacter sp. UBA4297 window:
- a CDS encoding calcium/sodium antiporter, with protein sequence MILAIVAIVVGLVLLVWSADRFVDGAVGVAQFLGMSTFLIGMIIVGFGTSAPEMVVSILSAMNDAPQLALGNAYGSNIANIALILGVTAVITPVAVKKQAVKQDIPILLVMTVLTIVLLMDGNVSLWDGVVLLLAFIVVTAFNIAMELREKRKRKKSAAAEQDLDSKPAEKVSIVKAVALLLVGLALLIVSSRMLVWGAVYMARALGVSDLLIGLTIVAVGTSLPELASSIAAARRGENDLAVGNIIGSNVFNTLVVVGLAAVIAPIKAMDPEVMARDVPIMTGLTLLLFLICLPFWKSKKKRSSRKKDERFGFGRIGGALFLSLYVAYLVLLGVTTV encoded by the coding sequence ATGATTCTTGCAATTGTGGCCATTGTCGTTGGCCTTGTTCTTTTGGTCTGGAGTGCAGACCGTTTTGTGGATGGAGCCGTCGGTGTGGCCCAATTTTTAGGCATGAGCACGTTCCTTATCGGGATGATTATTGTCGGTTTTGGAACCTCAGCGCCTGAAATGGTCGTTTCGATTTTATCGGCGATGAACGACGCTCCGCAGCTTGCTTTGGGGAACGCTTACGGTTCAAATATTGCAAACATTGCGTTAATCCTTGGCGTGACGGCGGTGATAACGCCTGTTGCCGTTAAGAAACAAGCGGTAAAACAGGACATTCCGATTCTCTTGGTGATGACTGTGCTTACCATTGTTTTGCTGATGGATGGAAATGTCTCGCTTTGGGATGGCGTTGTGCTTTTGCTTGCGTTTATCGTGGTGACTGCGTTCAACATTGCAATGGAATTGCGTGAAAAGCGCAAGCGGAAAAAATCCGCAGCGGCAGAACAGGACTTGGATTCCAAACCGGCAGAAAAGGTTTCAATCGTCAAGGCCGTGGCTTTGCTTCTGGTCGGGCTTGCTCTTTTGATTGTGAGTTCTCGAATGCTTGTGTGGGGCGCTGTTTACATGGCTCGTGCCCTTGGTGTGAGTGATTTGCTCATTGGGCTTACTATTGTTGCCGTTGGTACATCGCTTCCGGAACTTGCAAGCTCAATTGCAGCCGCCCGTCGAGGCGAAAATGACCTTGCTGTAGGGAACATTATCGGCTCCAATGTTTTTAACACACTTGTCGTGGTCGGCCTTGCTGCGGTCATTGCTCCGATTAAGGCAATGGATCCAGAAGTGATGGCGCGCGATGTGCCGATTATGACGGGACTTACTCTTTTGCTGTTCTTGATATGTTTACCGTTCTGGAAAAGCAAAAAGAAACGTTCTTCTCGCAAAAAGGATGAGCGCTTTGGTTTTGGTCGCATCGGCGGAGCATTGTTTTTGAGCCTGTATGTCGCTTATCTTGTGCTGCTTGGCGTAACGACAGTGTAA
- a CDS encoding peptidylprolyl isomerase produces the protein MSLKLISRGVAAVLVTAGIASAQLMNTKSIDVIRVEKTGISAGKIDSLATMLGQQQAPGQKLTDEMMTQLRYAVVDNLVGQELIKLEAKKMGIKVSAGKVDSLTALFKKQFPSEEAFQKELKKSNTTMAQFKSKIEDQLKSEVILEKKVPYPTAPTEKDLEAFWQLNKNKVVLNDTISGARIFISTKGKSAQEISDAKDMLKGLAAQVRSKKATFAQLAAVYSDDKEAKKTGGIMNKFVAKSKGAAFAKAVDKIKVGEISEVITEKDGVSIFMLTEKNDGKFESYKHQIDYILRVQAEQERQAKLKAYLDDLGKTYKVQYLDKKYQPPQAIGAAK, from the coding sequence ATGTCTCTTAAACTCATTTCTCGTGGTGTTGCTGCCGTGCTCGTTACTGCCGGTATTGCTTCTGCTCAGTTGATGAATACGAAAAGCATCGATGTCATCCGTGTCGAAAAGACCGGTATTTCTGCAGGCAAGATTGATAGCCTTGCAACAATGCTTGGCCAACAGCAGGCTCCGGGCCAGAAGTTGACCGATGAAATGATGACTCAACTTCGCTATGCCGTTGTTGACAACCTCGTGGGTCAGGAACTCATCAAGCTCGAAGCTAAGAAGATGGGTATCAAGGTTTCTGCCGGTAAGGTTGATAGCCTCACGGCTCTCTTCAAGAAGCAGTTCCCGAGCGAAGAAGCTTTCCAGAAGGAACTCAAGAAGTCTAACACGACGATGGCTCAGTTCAAGTCCAAGATTGAAGACCAGCTCAAGAGCGAAGTCATTCTCGAAAAGAAGGTTCCGTATCCGACCGCACCGACCGAAAAGGATCTCGAAGCTTTCTGGCAGCTCAACAAGAACAAGGTCGTCCTCAACGATACGATTAGCGGTGCCCGCATCTTTATCTCTACCAAGGGGAAGAGCGCTCAGGAAATCAGCGATGCCAAGGACATGTTGAAGGGTCTTGCAGCCCAGGTTCGCTCCAAGAAGGCAACCTTTGCTCAGCTTGCTGCCGTCTATAGCGATGACAAGGAAGCTAAGAAAACTGGCGGTATCATGAACAAGTTTGTCGCAAAGTCCAAAGGCGCTGCTTTTGCCAAGGCTGTCGATAAGATCAAGGTTGGCGAAATCTCTGAAGTTATCACGGAAAAGGATGGCGTTTCTATCTTCATGCTTACCGAAAAGAACGACGGCAAGTTTGAAAGCTACAAGCACCAGATCGACTACATCCTCCGTGTGCAGGCCGAACAGGAACGCCAGGCTAAGCTCAAGGCTTACCTCGACGACCTCGGCAAGACCTACAAGGTTCAGTACCTCGACAAGAAGTACCAGCCGCCTCAGGCCATCGGCGCTGCTAAGTAA
- a CDS encoding agmatine deiminase family protein, with protein MTKNSIRYPAEWEKQSATWLAFPHNQTNWYGERGINIRKFYVELIRNITEFQPVNLLLPTKNFLTDEEKAALINRPFPVNFIVIKTNDIWIRDYGPFFMKKGDKKVVTETQFNAWGAKFPPWGLDNAIPQKIAEKQKLPLNESVPFIFEGGAIEVNGDGLAITTEDCLVGKNRNDERDLKKVVKALCKAFGLKELLVLPHGLHGDHTDGHIDNVARFVAKDRVVMCMTDSKRSPNYAILTEAKQFIESWLKEHYETAKVDTLPLPPQRVLDDGQILPASYMNYIYVNGGLIFPKYKCPNDAKAKKYFESVYPDRKVIGIDCRTVIEEGGSLHCMSKHENE; from the coding sequence ATGACGAAAAATTCAATTCGTTATCCGGCGGAATGGGAAAAGCAGAGTGCCACGTGGCTTGCATTCCCGCACAACCAGACGAACTGGTATGGTGAACGCGGCATCAACATCCGCAAGTTCTATGTAGAACTTATTCGTAACATCACGGAATTCCAGCCGGTGAACTTGTTGCTCCCCACCAAGAACTTTTTGACCGACGAAGAAAAAGCGGCTCTCATAAACCGCCCGTTCCCGGTGAACTTTATCGTTATCAAGACGAACGACATCTGGATTCGCGACTACGGTCCGTTCTTTATGAAAAAAGGTGACAAAAAAGTTGTCACTGAAACGCAATTTAACGCTTGGGGCGCCAAGTTCCCGCCATGGGGACTCGACAATGCCATCCCGCAGAAGATTGCCGAAAAACAAAAACTCCCACTCAACGAAAGCGTCCCGTTCATCTTTGAAGGTGGCGCCATCGAAGTCAACGGCGACGGCCTCGCCATCACGACCGAAGATTGCCTCGTCGGCAAGAACCGCAATGACGAGCGAGACTTGAAGAAAGTCGTGAAGGCCCTCTGCAAGGCTTTCGGCCTCAAGGAATTACTCGTACTCCCGCACGGACTCCACGGAGACCACACAGATGGTCACATCGATAACGTAGCTCGCTTTGTCGCTAAAGACAGAGTCGTCATGTGCATGACGGACAGCAAGCGCTCCCCCAACTACGCGATTTTGACCGAAGCCAAGCAGTTCATCGAAAGCTGGCTCAAGGAACATTACGAAACCGCCAAGGTCGATACGCTCCCGCTCCCGCCGCAGCGCGTGCTCGATGACGGACAAATTCTCCCGGCATCGTACATGAACTACATCTACGTAAACGGTGGCCTCATCTTCCCGAAATACAAGTGCCCCAACGATGCCAAGGCTAAGAAATATTTCGAAAGCGTGTACCCGGATCGCAAGGTGATTGGCATTGATTGCCGCACCGTGATTGAAGAAGGTGGCAGCCTCCACTGCATGAGCAAGCACGAAAATGAATAA
- a CDS encoding porin family protein, with protein sequence MNLKCTGILAALAVSAAMAQDAAPAATVAPVEPAPVATPAAPVVAPAEAVASEAAPVQEAVSQESTPDKFTAVEQELAPENLFAEPAAVRGENAAKPVVKQTTKKFVYRPVYSPAEIESRGGSVKTIYVSERVSADTIDMDQMRGLIPLKFTFGLQGFIGSAFLSGDNGRYEYDRYSGLAWSVGAFAVFPLDEYNMAFKTGVMFEHDKVSNSYNDVYKETYGEFRATFSQYRISVPLLLSLKSAKSNLFFDVGVQPSFATADDFKLKSSGVASDKAVNIKEDMMDNDCRSVIDWSIVFGFGIRANRYVGFEARFSWGINNQYDDYGAWPINNLSSKSISVGATFYAF encoded by the coding sequence ATGAATCTGAAATGTACTGGAATTTTAGCCGCCCTTGCGGTTTCTGCCGCGATGGCTCAAGATGCAGCTCCCGCTGCAACGGTCGCTCCTGTTGAACCTGCTCCGGTTGCAACTCCGGCTGCTCCGGTCGTTGCTCCTGCTGAAGCCGTAGCTTCGGAAGCGGCACCCGTTCAAGAAGCTGTATCTCAAGAATCTACTCCAGACAAGTTTACTGCTGTCGAACAAGAACTTGCTCCCGAAAATCTTTTTGCTGAACCTGCCGCCGTTCGCGGTGAAAATGCGGCAAAGCCAGTCGTCAAGCAGACGACAAAGAAGTTTGTTTACCGTCCTGTCTATTCGCCTGCCGAAATTGAATCGCGCGGTGGCTCGGTAAAGACCATTTATGTATCCGAACGAGTGAGTGCCGATACGATTGACATGGACCAGATGCGTGGACTTATTCCGCTTAAGTTTACGTTCGGTCTTCAAGGATTTATCGGTAGCGCATTCCTTTCTGGCGATAATGGGCGTTACGAATATGACCGTTATTCTGGCCTTGCCTGGAGTGTTGGCGCGTTCGCCGTGTTCCCTTTGGATGAATACAACATGGCCTTCAAAACGGGTGTGATGTTTGAACATGACAAAGTAAGTAACAGCTATAACGATGTTTATAAGGAAACTTATGGTGAATTCCGCGCAACGTTTAGCCAGTACCGGATTTCTGTACCTTTGCTTCTTTCTTTGAAGAGCGCAAAATCCAACCTCTTCTTTGATGTTGGTGTCCAGCCGTCTTTTGCAACTGCTGATGATTTCAAGCTCAAGTCTTCGGGGGTTGCATCGGACAAGGCTGTAAATATCAAGGAAGACATGATGGATAACGATTGCCGTTCTGTTATTGACTGGTCAATTGTCTTTGGCTTTGGCATTCGCGCTAACCGCTATGTCGGTTTTGAAGCACGCTTTAGCTGGGGCATCAACAACCAGTATGACGATTACGGAGCTTGGCCTATCAACAACCTCTCTTCGAAATCCATTTCCGTTGGTGCAACCTTCTACGCATTCTAA
- a CDS encoding carbon-nitrogen hydrolase: MNKIKVYTLQGKWTGDFDSNNKWYKDEAVKLKGKDIDLLVLPELFHTPYFPFEENADFFDLAIEKDHPIVAEWQAIAKELNAVVVFPFFEKRARGIYHNSAFVFERDGSIAGLYRKSHIPDDPAFYEKYYFIPGDTGFEPIKTSAGTLGVLICWDQWFPEAARIMSLKGADVLIYPTAIGWMDSEPKEIYPRQQDSWMTVMRGHAIANRTFVIAANRSGVEGHLTFWGTSFVAAPDGYILQKCDPEFLGASYVELDLAETEENRRWWPHFRDRRVDLYKDILKIWAE; encoded by the coding sequence ATGAACAAGATTAAAGTATATACGTTGCAAGGCAAATGGACCGGGGATTTCGATTCCAATAACAAGTGGTACAAGGACGAAGCTGTCAAGCTCAAGGGCAAGGACATCGATTTGCTCGTCCTCCCCGAACTGTTCCACACTCCGTACTTTCCGTTCGAAGAAAACGCGGACTTTTTCGACTTGGCAATCGAAAAGGACCACCCGATTGTCGCCGAATGGCAAGCTATTGCAAAGGAACTGAACGCCGTTGTCGTGTTCCCGTTTTTTGAAAAGCGCGCCCGGGGCATTTACCACAACTCGGCATTCGTGTTCGAACGCGACGGAAGCATCGCAGGACTTTACCGCAAGAGCCACATTCCCGATGACCCCGCCTTCTACGAAAAGTATTACTTTATTCCAGGTGACACCGGTTTTGAACCCATCAAGACTAGCGCAGGGACGCTTGGCGTGCTCATTTGCTGGGACCAGTGGTTCCCCGAGGCGGCCCGCATCATGAGCCTGAAGGGTGCCGACGTGCTCATCTACCCGACCGCTATTGGCTGGATGGATTCTGAGCCGAAGGAAATCTACCCGCGTCAGCAAGACAGTTGGATGACGGTCATGCGCGGACATGCGATTGCAAACCGCACATTCGTAATTGCCGCTAACCGCTCGGGTGTCGAAGGACACCTCACGTTCTGGGGCACAAGCTTTGTCGCCGCACCGGACGGATACATTTTGCAAAAGTGCGATCCGGAATTCTTGGGTGCAAGCTATGTCGAACTCGACCTTGCCGAAACCGAAGAAAATCGCCGCTGGTGGCCGCATTTCCGCGACAGACGCGTGGACTTGTACAAGGACATCCTCAAGATTTGGGCAGAGTAG
- a CDS encoding leucyl aminopeptidase family protein — MKTNIVSTASGEANAYALFYVKKSVQFSNVLSEEAEKQVESVLNGMEDGPFEDLEFLEIDNQPTIFVNAAKERGLSSLDHLRMAAFRLAKKASKRQIPVVSVMLADAAPEQFKSILLGLHYADYKFDAYKSKQKEAFQVTFELVAGEHTAEFKKIAEVAAIENKAIVLAKNLINTSSSDLTPAEFVENANTIAKYTPGLSIKVRNMKQLKKEGFMGHVTVGKGSSHEPYMITLSYDGSKSSKKAAKNARTSADHLVFVGKGLTFDTGGLCLKPPKSMPEMISDMSGAATVLAAIQAIATLELPIKVSAVCCLAENAIGNKSVLPGDIFTAKNGKTVMVDNTDAEGRLVLSDGLAEAGLIGATHIVDLATLTGAMVRALGYAVAGFFSNDDDLALKVINCGEACCEKFWSMPLEEEYADALKDHFADLKNTGSDAGAIAAALFLQEFVPENTAWTHWDIAGTAFVSKSWKYTDFGATGFGVQTLIELARRMSGVVCEEAANKDTDGEYVAVDA, encoded by the coding sequence ATGAAAACAAATATTGTATCTACAGCATCGGGTGAGGCAAACGCTTACGCCCTATTTTACGTCAAAAAATCAGTCCAGTTTTCCAATGTGCTTTCGGAAGAAGCCGAAAAGCAAGTAGAATCTGTTTTGAACGGCATGGAAGACGGTCCGTTTGAGGACCTCGAATTTTTGGAAATCGATAACCAGCCGACGATTTTTGTAAACGCCGCCAAGGAACGCGGACTTTCATCGCTTGACCACCTGCGCATGGCAGCATTCCGCCTCGCCAAGAAAGCAAGCAAGCGCCAAATTCCGGTTGTTTCCGTCATGCTTGCCGATGCCGCACCGGAACAGTTCAAGAGTATTTTGCTCGGGCTGCACTACGCGGACTACAAGTTCGACGCCTACAAGAGCAAACAGAAGGAAGCCTTCCAGGTCACGTTCGAACTCGTCGCCGGCGAACATACCGCGGAATTCAAGAAGATTGCAGAAGTCGCCGCCATTGAAAACAAGGCTATTGTGCTCGCCAAGAACTTGATCAACACAAGCTCTAGCGACCTCACTCCTGCTGAATTTGTTGAAAACGCAAATACCATTGCAAAGTACACTCCGGGTCTTTCGATCAAGGTGCGCAATATGAAGCAACTCAAAAAGGAAGGCTTCATGGGACACGTAACTGTCGGCAAGGGCAGCTCGCACGAACCGTACATGATTACGCTTAGCTACGATGGAAGCAAGAGCTCCAAGAAAGCAGCGAAAAATGCGCGCACTTCCGCCGACCACTTGGTATTTGTCGGTAAGGGCCTCACGTTTGATACGGGTGGTCTCTGCCTCAAGCCGCCTAAATCCATGCCCGAGATGATTAGCGATATGAGCGGTGCTGCAACAGTACTTGCCGCCATCCAGGCCATCGCCACGCTCGAGCTCCCGATTAAGGTGAGCGCCGTCTGCTGCCTCGCCGAAAATGCCATCGGCAACAAGTCTGTATTGCCGGGCGACATCTTTACCGCCAAGAACGGAAAGACAGTCATGGTCGACAACACCGACGCCGAAGGCCGCTTGGTGCTTTCGGACGGCCTTGCAGAAGCAGGCCTCATCGGAGCAACGCACATTGTCGACCTCGCGACGCTCACGGGAGCCATGGTTCGCGCTCTCGGTTACGCTGTTGCCGGGTTCTTCAGCAATGACGATGACCTCGCCTTGAAGGTCATCAACTGCGGTGAAGCTTGCTGCGAAAAGTTCTGGAGCATGCCGCTCGAAGAAGAATACGCCGACGCTTTGAAGGATCATTTTGCAGACCTCAAGAACACAGGCAGCGACGCTGGTGCCATTGCCGCCGCTCTCTTCTTGCAGGAATTTGTCCCTGAAAACACGGCCTGGACGCACTGGGATATCGCAGGTACGGCATTTGTAAGCAAGTCCTGGAAGTACACCGATTTCGGTGCCACCGGATTCGGCGTGCAAACGCTCATTGAACTAGCAAGACGCATGTCCGGCGTAGTTTGCGAAGAAGCCGCAAACAAAGATACAGATGGCGAATATGTCGCTGTAGATGCATAA
- a CDS encoding PHP domain-containing protein: MQKMFSTIITENGGYADLHMHTKLSDGTLSVDELLMLCKRKGLRCISITDHDNLDSYKLAEEPAKEIGLEIIPGIEISAVWQGKDIHILGYFCDPTNLALNMELEDFAKQRIARVKAIIKKLNALGIGITFEKVHSYCKGKIIGRPHIAMSLVDEEYISNFSEAFTKYLGDGCIAFVEKKGLNPQETIRLIENAGGIAVLAHPYKSGLSDQFIENMVEWGIQGMEVYSPAQKGAVGRKYKEMAQRFGLVGTGGSDFHTENGTYPPGCMKMPYTVVQALRERREKSRAEWF; this comes from the coding sequence ATGCAAAAGATGTTTTCGACAATCATCACCGAAAATGGCGGCTATGCAGACCTGCACATGCACACCAAGCTCTCCGATGGAACGCTTTCGGTCGATGAATTGCTCATGCTCTGCAAGCGCAAAGGGCTTCGCTGTATTTCCATAACAGATCACGACAACCTCGATAGCTACAAGCTCGCCGAAGAACCCGCCAAGGAAATCGGTCTTGAAATCATCCCGGGGATTGAAATTTCTGCGGTCTGGCAAGGCAAGGACATCCACATTCTAGGGTACTTCTGCGACCCGACGAACCTCGCCCTGAACATGGAACTCGAAGATTTCGCCAAGCAGCGCATCGCACGCGTAAAGGCAATCATCAAAAAGCTGAATGCGCTCGGCATCGGCATCACGTTCGAAAAGGTGCATTCGTATTGCAAGGGAAAAATCATCGGTCGCCCGCACATCGCGATGTCGCTTGTCGATGAAGAATACATCTCGAACTTCTCCGAAGCATTCACGAAGTACCTCGGTGACGGTTGCATCGCCTTTGTCGAAAAGAAAGGCCTCAACCCGCAAGAAACCATCCGACTGATTGAAAATGCAGGCGGCATTGCAGTACTCGCCCACCCGTACAAGTCGGGGCTTAGCGACCAGTTTATCGAAAATATGGTGGAATGGGGCATCCAGGGCATGGAAGTCTACAGTCCGGCGCAAAAAGGCGCCGTTGGCCGCAAGTATAAAGAGATGGCTCAACGTTTCGGACTCGTTGGCACAGGTGGTTCCGACTTCCACACTGAAAACGGGACCTACCCCCCAGGTTGCATGAAAATGCCCTATACCGTTGTCCAAGCACTCCGAGAAAGGCGCGAAAAGTCTCGTGCAGAATGGTTCTAA
- a CDS encoding ribonuclease H family protein: MPKQKFYAVKSENEKRIVTTWDECLKLTHGVKGVLFKSFGSRDEAQAWLDGMEAPAPDGIRVFVDGSFSPGFGPAGWAFVVTEDDKELARGSGITAFDAESRNIDGEVMASFQAMRWLDAHHMNGVICHDYEGIARWAKGEWQAKSNIAKMYVAAAKPYLHRVQFEKVAAHTGVKWNELVDKLAKEAIAKAKKCK, encoded by the coding sequence ATGCCTAAACAGAAGTTCTATGCCGTAAAAAGCGAAAATGAAAAGAGAATTGTAACCACATGGGATGAGTGCCTAAAGCTCACGCATGGTGTTAAAGGTGTTTTGTTCAAGTCCTTCGGTTCGCGCGATGAGGCTCAGGCTTGGCTCGACGGAATGGAGGCTCCTGCGCCCGATGGGATTCGTGTTTTTGTCGATGGTTCGTTTTCGCCGGGATTTGGCCCTGCTGGCTGGGCTTTTGTTGTAACTGAAGACGACAAGGAACTTGCTCGTGGCTCAGGAATTACGGCTTTCGATGCGGAGAGCCGCAATATTGATGGGGAAGTGATGGCCTCTTTCCAGGCGATGCGTTGGCTTGATGCTCACCACATGAATGGCGTTATTTGCCATGACTACGAGGGCATTGCGCGTTGGGCTAAGGGCGAATGGCAGGCCAAGAGCAATATTGCCAAAATGTATGTGGCGGCTGCAAAACCTTATCTGCATCGAGTGCAGTTCGAAAAGGTCGCCGCCCATACTGGCGTCAAGTGGAATGAACTTGTAGATAAACTAGCGAAAGAAGCAATCGCAAAAGCTAAGAAGTGCAAATAG
- a CDS encoding diphosphate--fructose-6-phosphate 1-phosphotransferase yields MSENLSVLTKARQAYQPKLPVSLKNGALSVKINKGAATESVSDQAKIKELFPNTYGLPVVQFEAAEAKAGKALRMGVVLSGGQAPGGHNVIAGIYDGIKSVSKDSVLFGFLGGPSGLENGKYIEIDDAKMDAYRNAGGFDMIQSGRTKLETEEQFNKCIAVANKLDLDAIVIIGGDDSNTNAAVLGEYFQSKGVKTCVCGCPKTIDGDLKNEFIETSFGFDTAVKTYSELIGNIMRDANSAQKYWHFIKLMGRSASHIALEAALQTHPNICLISEEVKAKQMKLKDVIKQVADVVYARAAQGKNFGVALIPEGLLEFIPDVGVLISELSEALAHHEAEVEGLDTAAKVEKLCAWVSAESAEVLKSLPAGIQAQLMLERDSHGNVQVSLIETEKLIIEMVKKELKNRGDFKGKFSALNHFFGYEGRCAAPSNFDADYCYSLGFAASVLALNGMNGYMSSVRNVTKGIENWVAGGLPITMMMNIERRHGADKPVIRKALVELEGPMSAPFKYFAARRDEWAKTESYTYPGPIQYWGPSEVCDITNFTIKLERGAM; encoded by the coding sequence ATGTCCGAAAATCTCTCTGTACTGACCAAGGCCCGTCAGGCCTATCAGCCGAAGCTCCCGGTCTCCCTCAAGAACGGTGCCCTGAGCGTGAAGATTAACAAGGGTGCAGCTACGGAATCCGTTAGCGACCAGGCCAAGATCAAGGAACTCTTCCCGAACACTTACGGCCTTCCGGTTGTTCAGTTCGAAGCTGCCGAAGCCAAGGCTGGCAAGGCTCTCCGCATGGGCGTGGTTCTCTCTGGTGGCCAGGCTCCGGGTGGACATAACGTTATCGCCGGTATCTACGACGGCATCAAGTCCGTTTCCAAGGATTCCGTCCTTTTCGGTTTCCTCGGCGGCCCCTCCGGTCTCGAAAACGGCAAGTACATTGAAATTGACGACGCCAAGATGGACGCCTACCGCAACGCCGGTGGCTTCGACATGATCCAGTCTGGCCGTACCAAGCTCGAAACTGAAGAACAATTCAACAAGTGCATCGCTGTTGCTAACAAGCTCGACCTCGACGCTATCGTTATCATCGGTGGTGACGACTCCAACACGAACGCTGCTGTTCTCGGTGAATACTTCCAGTCCAAGGGCGTTAAGACTTGCGTTTGCGGTTGCCCGAAGACCATCGACGGTGACTTGAAGAACGAATTCATCGAAACCTCCTTCGGTTTCGACACCGCTGTGAAGACCTACTCTGAACTCATCGGCAACATCATGCGCGATGCTAACTCCGCTCAGAAGTACTGGCACTTCATCAAGCTCATGGGCCGCTCTGCTTCCCATATCGCTCTCGAAGCCGCTCTCCAGACCCACCCGAACATCTGCCTTATCTCTGAAGAAGTCAAGGCAAAGCAGATGAAGCTCAAGGACGTGATCAAGCAGGTTGCTGACGTTGTTTACGCTCGTGCAGCTCAGGGCAAGAACTTCGGTGTCGCCCTCATTCCAGAAGGCCTCCTCGAATTCATCCCGGACGTTGGCGTCCTTATCTCTGAACTTTCTGAAGCCCTCGCCCACCACGAAGCCGAAGTCGAAGGTCTCGACACGGCTGCTAAGGTCGAAAAGCTCTGCGCATGGGTCAGCGCTGAATCCGCTGAAGTCCTCAAGAGCCTCCCGGCTGGCATCCAGGCTCAGCTCATGCTCGAACGCGACAGCCATGGCAACGTTCAGGTTTCCCTCATCGAAACTGAAAAGCTCATCATCGAAATGGTCAAGAAGGAACTCAAGAACCGTGGTGACTTCAAGGGCAAGTTCTCTGCTCTCAACCACTTCTTCGGTTACGAAGGCCGTTGCGCAGCTCCGTCCAACTTCGACGCTGACTACTGCTACAGCCTCGGCTTTGCAGCCTCTGTTCTCGCCCTCAATGGCATGAACGGCTACATGAGCTCTGTCCGCAACGTCACCAAGGGTATCGAAAACTGGGTCGCTGGCGGCCTTCCGATCACCATGATGATGAACATCGAACGCCGTCACGGTGCCGACAAGCCGGTTATCCGCAAGGCTCTCGTTGAACTCGAAGGCCCGATGAGCGCTCCGTTCAAGTACTTCGCCGCTCGCCGCGACGAATGGGCTAAGACTGAATCCTACACCTATCCGGGTCCGATCCAGTACTGGGGTCCGAGCGAAGTTTGCGACATCACGAACTTCACGATCAAGCTCGAACGCGGTGCAATGTAA
- the prfB gene encoding peptide chain release factor 2 (programmed frameshift) produces the protein MAFNTTHTGLIELRSRIDKLWGYLDLEAKTEELYVLEKDSGDPNLWNDQEKAQAMMKKIGNLKGLIDSWKEVSQTCDDLAELYEMSKDEESADLTATLESDIADLKSRVEAMEFKKMLNGPDDACACLMSIHPGAGGTESQDWALMLFRMYTHFFEREKMDFKVVDFQEAEDAGLKSATIEVTCENAYGLLRSEIGVHRLVRISPFDANARRHTSFTAVYLYPEHEDVEFDLDMSEVRVDTYRSSGAGGQYINKTDSAVRMTHLPTGIMASCQTERSQIQNRETCYKMLKTMVAEHYRLEEEAKRDARMAEKKKVEWGSQIRSYVLQPYQLVKDLRTGVETSDTAGVLDGKIKPFIDAYLLSTSEANKG, from the exons ATGGCATTCAACACTACTCACACCGGGCTTATCGAGTTGCGCAGCCGCATCGATAAACTCTGGGGGTATCTT GACTTAGAAGCAAAGACCGAAGAACTTTACGTCCTTGAAAAGGATTCTGGCGACCCGAACCTGTGGAACGATCAGGAGAAGGCGCAGGCGATGATGAAAAAGATTGGGAACCTCAAGGGACTTATTGATTCCTGGAAAGAAGTTTCCCAGACATGTGACGACCTTGCCGAGCTTTACGAAATGAGCAAGGACGAGGAATCTGCCGACCTTACGGCGACGCTCGAATCCGACATTGCGGACCTCAAGTCCAGAGTCGAAGCGATGGAATTCAAGAAGATGCTGAACGGCCCGGACGATGCTTGCGCATGCCTCATGTCTATCCATCCGGGTGCAGGCGGCACGGAATCCCAGGACTGGGCGCTCATGCTTTTCCGCATGTACACGCATTTCTTTGAACGCGAAAAGATGGACTTCAAGGTCGTGGATTTCCAGGAGGCAGAAGACGCGGGCCTCAAGAGTGCAACGATTGAAGTTACTTGTGAAAACGCTTACGGCTTACTCCGTTCGGAAATCGGCGTACATCGCCTGGTGCGCATCAGCCCGTTCGATGCCAACGCCCGCCGTCATACGAGCTTTACTGCCGTTTATCTGTACCCCGAACACGAAGATGTGGAATTCGATCTCGACATGTCCGAAGTGCGTGTGGACACGTACCGCAGTAGTGGTGCTGGTGGTCAGTACATCAACAAGACGGATTCCGCAGTGCGTATGACCCACTTGCCGACAGGCATCATGGCGAGCTGCCAGACGGAACGCAGCCAGATCCAAAACCGCGAAACCTGCTACAAAATGCTCAAGACCATGGTTGCAGAACACTACCGCTTGGAAGAAGAAGCGAAGCGCGATGCCCGCATGGCCGAGAAGAAGAAGGTCGAATGGGGGAGCCAGATCCGCAGCTACGTGTTGCAGCCGTACCAACTTGTGAAGGACCTCCGCACAGGCGTTGAAACGTCTGACACGGCAGGCGTGCTCGACGGAAAGATCAAGCCGTTCATCGACGCTTATTTGCTAAGCACAAGCGAAGCGAATAAGGGGTAG